A window from Bacteroidota bacterium encodes these proteins:
- a CDS encoding DUF4405 domain-containing protein, translating into MTTSNRKKFSFRAFISLYVVISFIVISISGIILFITPPGRIANWSNWTLLFLTKHEWKGVHTIFTFLFVTAAAFHIYFNWKPIIAYLSSKFTSRIKIRKELLASFILSIFILVATIGNVPPFSTVMDFGDDISNSWGKNLSEPPIPHAELLTLKEYSEKTNIPYEEIISNLKNANIKVNDSETTLETIASQNNLTPAQLSKKMLAEKKPKVAIGEGGGYGRKTVQDVCEQLDIPLEIGIERLQKNGITADSNSKLKDLANEKNIAPIQIVKLISETIN; encoded by the coding sequence ATGACTACATCAAATAGAAAAAAATTTAGCTTTCGCGCATTTATCAGTTTATACGTTGTTATATCTTTCATAGTAATTAGCATATCAGGAATAATTCTTTTTATTACACCACCCGGAAGGATTGCCAACTGGAGTAACTGGACTTTACTTTTTCTTACTAAACACGAATGGAAAGGAGTGCATACAATATTTACATTTCTTTTTGTAACGGCTGCAGCATTCCATATATATTTCAACTGGAAACCAATCATCGCTTATCTGTCTTCAAAATTTACTTCGCGCATTAAAATTCGTAAAGAATTATTAGCATCCTTTATTCTCAGCATATTTATACTCGTAGCAACGATCGGCAATGTTCCACCATTCAGCACAGTAATGGATTTTGGCGATGACATTTCAAATTCGTGGGGGAAAAATCTTTCCGAACCTCCCATTCCGCACGCAGAATTATTAACATTGAAGGAATATTCCGAGAAAACAAATATCCCGTATGAAGAAATAATCTCGAATTTAAAAAATGCAAACATAAAGGTGAATGACAGCGAAACAACTTTGGAAACAATTGCATCACAGAACAATTTAACACCTGCTCAATTATCGAAAAAAATGTTGGCAGAGAAGAAGCCTAAGGTTGCGATCGGCGAAGGTGGCGGATATGGCCGGAAGACAGTACAAGACGTATGTGAACAGTTAGATATCCCATTGGAGATTGGTATTGAGAGATTACAAAAGAACGGAATCACCGCCGATAGTAACAGCAAGCTAAAGGATTTAGCGAACGAAAAAAATATTGCTCCTATTCAAATAGTTAAACTAATTTCAGAAACAATAAATTAA
- a CDS encoding surface lipoprotein assembly modifier, with protein MKSTIYISMGVVFLILLFIQPVSAQFLLSTSIHTSYDDNISNNYLNIDDKVAQFSLSSAYDFTSESSNTQLFYMGSFNYFQKAIDRTFYAHSAGLVYTKLFGEDLESALNMGGTYNTRSNRSSYSLINYNQYTAYINAKHYLGERVVGKLGYRLKYLGYDELQELSNLENYGFAQVTTFLPSKTTLIFETGLGIKSYTNAPPETLSTIGSGRPRQTLNETSPSVMQFIGTARVAQSILENTGLSFAMQYQKNLQEETRYLSSGYMISDDEIFDDNYGYEGTSFELTLTQILPWSMMSSLSASYGNKNYVNRPAYDLNDNIISNQRVDKLFVTSFMLEKTFSTTGFINSFSISLLYDYIDNNSNDLFYKHKNNVGAINFELGF; from the coding sequence ATGAAATCAACAATTTATATCTCCATGGGAGTAGTGTTCCTAATTTTACTTTTTATTCAACCTGTTTCTGCACAATTTCTACTAAGCACAAGTATCCACACATCATACGATGATAATATCAGTAATAATTATCTTAACATAGACGATAAAGTTGCACAGTTTTCTTTATCGTCGGCTTACGATTTCACGAGCGAATCATCAAACACACAATTGTTTTACATGGGTTCGTTTAATTATTTTCAAAAAGCAATCGACCGCACATTTTATGCACATTCAGCGGGACTTGTATATACAAAACTTTTTGGTGAAGATTTAGAATCGGCTTTAAATATGGGTGGCACTTATAACACGCGATCGAACCGCTCATCTTATTCACTTATTAATTATAATCAATACACCGCTTATATTAATGCGAAGCATTATTTAGGTGAAAGGGTTGTGGGCAAGTTAGGTTATCGCTTAAAATATTTGGGATACGATGAATTACAAGAATTAAGTAATTTAGAGAACTACGGTTTTGCACAAGTTACCACATTTTTACCGAGTAAAACGACTTTAATATTTGAGACAGGTTTAGGTATAAAGAGTTACACGAATGCACCACCCGAAACATTATCGACGATAGGCAGTGGCAGGCCGCGGCAAACTCTTAATGAAACATCGCCAAGTGTAATGCAGTTTATCGGAACTGCCCGAGTCGCTCAATCAATTTTAGAGAATACAGGATTGAGTTTTGCGATGCAATATCAAAAAAATCTTCAGGAAGAAACTCGCTATTTGTCTTCGGGGTATATGATTTCAGACGACGAGATTTTTGATGATAACTATGGATACGAGGGAACTTCGTTCGAACTTACTCTCACACAAATCCTCCCTTGGTCGATGATGTCCTCTCTTTCTGCTTCGTATGGGAATAAGAATTATGTGAATCGTCCCGCATACGATTTAAACGATAACATAATTTCAAACCAACGAGTCGATAAACTATTTGTAACATCATTCATGCTCGAAAAAACCTTTTCGACTACAGGATTTATCAACAGCTTCAGCATCAGCTTGTTGTACGATTACATCGACAACAATTCCAATGATCTATTTTACAAGCATAAAAATAATGTTGGGGCTATTAATTTTGAACTGGGGTTTTAA